Proteins encoded together in one Hylaeus volcanicus isolate JK05 chromosome 3, UHH_iyHylVolc1.0_haploid, whole genome shotgun sequence window:
- the LOC128873718 gene encoding uncharacterized protein LOC128873718 isoform X1, giving the protein MTESLIPSASVSNNQTQTESQSHGQTQAQAQAQAQTQAQDEKNEKTEKFVFLQIQDINSQVAQFRDLLINIGQPRDCPELREKIRRLRRTCVEACKGTSHLILPQVRRTTDIGIPVDSPNLMLLFYAVQLFLRELYKSKSLIRLVPMDMTEYYESRTGSSKIGNAISQIVLCAQITPNFYEEELCSIKKDSEEIRELIDQLQEFMPQSDGDIEKYTALQNLGSKGIRINGRRTQRWNQTNDKPSRSARQSSYFRGALNLFCCTAKTNYL; this is encoded by the exons ATGACGGAATCGCTGataccgtcggcgtcggtcaGCAACAACCAAACGCAGACGGAAAGCCAGAGTCACGGTCAAACTCAAGCTCAAGCTCAAGCTCAAGCTCAAACACAAGCGCAAGATGAGAAGAACGAGAAAacggaaaaatttgtttttctg caAATACAGGATATCAATAGCCAAGTGGCACAATTCCGCGATTTGCTGATAAACATCGGGCAACCGCGAGACTGTCCAGAACTCCGTGAGAAAATTCGAAGATTGCGTCGAACGTGCGTAGAAGCGTGTAAAGGCACGTCTCATCTGATACTGCCACAAGTACGAAG GACTACGGACATCGGAATCCCTGTGGACAGTCCGAATTTGATGCTTCTGTTTTACGCTGTTCAACTGTTTCTACGCGAACTCTACAAAAGCAAAAGTCTCATTCGTCTTGTGCCCATGGATATGACCGAATATTACG AATCGCGAACTGGCTCGTCCAAGATTGGCAACGCGATCTCGCAAATTGTTTTGTGCGCGCAGATTACACCGAATTTCTACGAGGAGGAACTGTGCAGTATTAAAAAAGACTCGGAGGAAATTCGAGAGCTGATTGACCAACTGCAAGAGTTTATGCCTCAGTCGGACGGCGATATAG AGAAATACACAGCTTTGCAGAATCTCGGAAGCAAGGGCATCCGTATTAACGGCAGACGAACGCAACGATGGAATCAAACCAACGACAAACCTAGTAGATCCGCTAGACAATCCTCCTATTTTCGCGGAGCTCTGAATCTCTTCTGTTGCACTGCGAAAACTAACTACCTTTAA
- the LOC128873718 gene encoding uncharacterized protein LOC128873718 isoform X2, whose translation MTESLIPSASVSNNQTQTESQSHGQTQAQAQAQAQTQAQDEKNEKTEKFVFLQIQDINSQVAQFRDLLINIGQPRDCPELREKIRRLRRTCVEACKGTSHLILPQVRRTTDIGIPVDSPNLMLLFYAVQLFLRELYKSKSLIRLVPMDMTEYYESRTGSSKIGNAISQIVLCAQITPNFYEEELCSIKKDSEEIRELIDQLQEFMPQSDGDIDLRAIVSSIGILMVNSKLCRGNSVRGN comes from the exons ATGACGGAATCGCTGataccgtcggcgtcggtcaGCAACAACCAAACGCAGACGGAAAGCCAGAGTCACGGTCAAACTCAAGCTCAAGCTCAAGCTCAAGCTCAAACACAAGCGCAAGATGAGAAGAACGAGAAAacggaaaaatttgtttttctg caAATACAGGATATCAATAGCCAAGTGGCACAATTCCGCGATTTGCTGATAAACATCGGGCAACCGCGAGACTGTCCAGAACTCCGTGAGAAAATTCGAAGATTGCGTCGAACGTGCGTAGAAGCGTGTAAAGGCACGTCTCATCTGATACTGCCACAAGTACGAAG GACTACGGACATCGGAATCCCTGTGGACAGTCCGAATTTGATGCTTCTGTTTTACGCTGTTCAACTGTTTCTACGCGAACTCTACAAAAGCAAAAGTCTCATTCGTCTTGTGCCCATGGATATGACCGAATATTACG AATCGCGAACTGGCTCGTCCAAGATTGGCAACGCGATCTCGCAAATTGTTTTGTGCGCGCAGATTACACCGAATTTCTACGAGGAGGAACTGTGCAGTATTAAAAAAGACTCGGAGGAAATTCGAGAGCTGATTGACCAACTGCAAGAGTTTATGCCTCAGTCGGACGGCGATATAG ATCTGCGCGCCATTGTGTCATCGATTGGAATATTAATGGTGAACTCGAAACTCTGTCGAGGGAATAGCGTTAGGGGGAATTAG
- the LOC128873718 gene encoding uncharacterized protein LOC128873718 isoform X3 — protein MQLQYMYAFSGSAWFSASGPEQIQDINSQVAQFRDLLINIGQPRDCPELREKIRRLRRTCVEACKGTSHLILPQVRRTTDIGIPVDSPNLMLLFYAVQLFLRELYKSKSLIRLVPMDMTEYYESRTGSSKIGNAISQIVLCAQITPNFYEEELCSIKKDSEEIRELIDQLQEFMPQSDGDIEKYTALQNLGSKGIRINGRRTQRWNQTNDKPSRSARQSSYFRGALNLFCCTAKTNYL, from the exons caAATACAGGATATCAATAGCCAAGTGGCACAATTCCGCGATTTGCTGATAAACATCGGGCAACCGCGAGACTGTCCAGAACTCCGTGAGAAAATTCGAAGATTGCGTCGAACGTGCGTAGAAGCGTGTAAAGGCACGTCTCATCTGATACTGCCACAAGTACGAAG GACTACGGACATCGGAATCCCTGTGGACAGTCCGAATTTGATGCTTCTGTTTTACGCTGTTCAACTGTTTCTACGCGAACTCTACAAAAGCAAAAGTCTCATTCGTCTTGTGCCCATGGATATGACCGAATATTACG AATCGCGAACTGGCTCGTCCAAGATTGGCAACGCGATCTCGCAAATTGTTTTGTGCGCGCAGATTACACCGAATTTCTACGAGGAGGAACTGTGCAGTATTAAAAAAGACTCGGAGGAAATTCGAGAGCTGATTGACCAACTGCAAGAGTTTATGCCTCAGTCGGACGGCGATATAG AGAAATACACAGCTTTGCAGAATCTCGGAAGCAAGGGCATCCGTATTAACGGCAGACGAACGCAACGATGGAATCAAACCAACGACAAACCTAGTAGATCCGCTAGACAATCCTCCTATTTTCGCGGAGCTCTGAATCTCTTCTGTTGCACTGCGAAAACTAACTACCTTTAA
- the LOC128873717 gene encoding 28S ribosomal protein S29, mitochondrial yields MMSACIYSLFRRMCMANGQRTVVTVAATKIETPEIEQPFRTTETYPPNHVTHHLNRIYTVPLDIQNLLQNDIPNEWKKQIKTFAEFAILIRKPAVETMSYLEQADYTKSINKYILYGIHGVGKTTTLLHLIHYGFAKKFIMLHLPSVNTWFRFPKEITNSLLTPGKIDLPIHAGTWLKYFRNLNNALLSALDLKVSKDYTWSHRESTKSGESLSNLIEFGIQRIKFACGVVNALVDELKAASTAGKCRMLVVIDGFNALTDDYTSIQDDNKVNVPAERISLTTAFLNSVNYNWCNGAAILTVDIRATKHKRESEYPRYLLGKKGFEHVDPFVPVCVENYTSDEFNTIMEYYKDRKWIRNITANGQRELELLSNRNPLELWTRCKPL; encoded by the exons ATGATGTCTGCGTGTATTT ATTCATTGTTCAGAAGAATGTGTATGGCGAATGGACAACGGACAGTTGTGACAGTTGCTgcaacaaaaatcgaaactCCAGAAATTGAGCAACCGTTTCGTACTACAGAAACATATCCCCCGAATCATGTTACTCATCACTTGAATCGAATTTATACAGTACCATTAGATATTCAAAATCttttacaaaatgatatacCCAATGAGtggaagaaacaaattaagaCTTTTGCAGAATTTGCTATATTGATTAGAAAACCTGCGGTTGAAACAATGTCGTATCTGGAGCAAGCAGATTACACTAAGTCTattaacaaatacattttgt atgGTATACATGGTGTAGGAAAAACAACAACGTTACTGCATTTAATCCACTATGGTTtcgcaaaaaaattcattatgcTTCATTTACCAAGCG TTAATACATGGTTTCGATTTCCAAAGGAAATTACCAACTCTCTGCTGACACCGGGTAAAATAGATTTACCTATACACGCAGGAACAtggttgaaatatttcagaaatttaaacaatgcTTTACTATCGGCATTGGAT TTAAAAGTGTCTAAAGACTATACATGGAGTCACCGAGAAAGTACAAAATCTGGGGAATCTCTTTCTAATCTTATTGAATTCGGAATACAACGAATTAAATTTGCTTGCGGAGTTGTTAATGCATTGGTGGATGAACTTAAAGCAGCTAGTACCGCAGGAAAGTGCAGAATGTTAGTTGTTATAGATGGTTTTAATGCACTTACAGATGATTACACGTCGATACAAGATGACAACAAAGTAAATGTACCAGCTGAAAGGATATCGTTAACTACAGCATTCCTTAACagtgtaaattataattggtGTAACGGAGCTGCAATATTAACAGTAGATATAAGAGCAACTAAG CATAAAAGAGAATCTGAATATCCAAGATACTTACTTGGTAAGAAAGGATTTGAACATGTTGATCCTTTCGTTCCCGTGTGTGTTGAAAATTATACTTCCGATGAATTCAATACTATCATGGAATATTATAAAGATAGAAAATGGATTAGAAATATTACTGCTAATGGACAGAGAGAACTAGAACTATTGTCCAATAGGAATCCACTCGAACTCTGGACTCGTTGTAAAcccttataa